The region AATTTTAGGAATTACCCAATTCATAATTCGAGTGGAAAAATCAAAAACCCAAAGATTCTTGAAAATCATAGAGTGAGACAAACGGCAACAGGGGTTAAGTAAACGATAAAAAAGCAAGTTTCTTATAGGGAAGAACACAGGGTCGCCATTGGAAGACTGCAAATCCGACGAAGTTTTAATAATTTATATTGAAATTCTGATTTGATGTGGTGAATTGAATATTGAAGAAAGTCAGGAGGAAGATCGGCTGAACTTTAGGCTTTTTTATCAGTTTGATTTGATGATCTCAAGAATTTCATCGTCTTCAACTTTTCGTTGATCGTTTCGAAGAAGTTCGCAATTTCAAGAACAGAGATTTACCAGGTGCTGTCAATTGTCAAATTCCTGTGTGTCTctctttaatttaatttaagatctTAGTGATTGCCGGCTGCCCCATGTGCCTAATGATGTCCGCTTCTTTTTATGTTATAATATACTTTTTAGATCCCTGTACCCAGGTTCAATTATTGACTTTTGCTCTGTTTTCTACGTTTCGATTTTCAAATTCAAAGATTTGGGTTTATGATCTTTGTAATTTGAATTCAATTTCATATATGCGTATTCGATCTTTCTCGCCCAAACTTATAATCACAAAACAAAGAAGAATGTTATTGATTGGGACACCCCTCCGTCATCTTTCCTGAGCCAGATGTTTCTTGCACGCAAAGTGTTTGTTCATATGCCAACGCGATTCTTTGTGCCTGTCTTCATCTATTGATTTTTAGTATCCATTCGAGAATTACTTGCAACCAAATTGTAAACAGATATAAATTATATTTCAATgttgttgcttttgatttgtCTTTGCTCATAGTTCATACTTCATACACCCATTGTTCACTTTAGGTGATTCTTTTTTTAACAAAAGTGTTTATTTGATTGCAGGTTTCTTGTTCTTGAGTTGTAAATAGTGAATCAGATTGATGTACAATGCAGAGGTCACGTAAAGCTCTTCTTTCAAGAAGAGCTTTGGGAAAATCTACTTTTGGGAAAAATAACTTTTATAAGGTTTCATTGTCTCTTGCTGTCTTTCTTTGGGGGCTTTTGTTCCTGTTAAATTTATGGATTGGCCATGGTGATGGTTATAGAGGTCAGTCACATTCATATTTCCTCAAACCATGTTTTTGTAAGGGTAAATCCGTCAATACAAGAAATTACATTTATGTTTTACATTGATTCATTCATTATAGCATCACACTCTCTTTTTTCATTTTAACTTTGAAACATCTGACATTTATAGCAATATCACAATCATAATTCATAACTAGtttttttcattaaataaatTTATGACATTATGTTGTGTATCTTATTTTACAGATAatcctgaagatcttccaaatGATTTAACAACATGGGATGAATTCAATCAAGAATCCAATAACTCATCTTATTGTCCACTATCATCAAACGAATGTCAATCCACAGGAATCGattcagaaaccctaatcgaAAGCGATCAAAAGGAGGAAAGTATAAGTCAAGATCCTGAATTTGACCAAAAAGAATCAAACCCTTTACCAAAAAACCCTTCTAAACCTGAAAAAACAAGATCAGTCCCTTTAGGACTCgatgaattcaagaacaaagctTTCAACACAAAAACTCGCCCTTCAAACGGAAATTCAGTAAGCATAATCCACAGATTAGAACCAGGTGGAGCAGATTACAACTATGCATCTGCTTCAAAAGGTGCaaaagttttatcaagtaataaaGAAGCAAAAGGGGCTTCAGGAATTTTAACAATAGATAAAGATAAGTACCTTAGAAACCCATGTTCAAGTGAAGAAAAATTTGTAGTTCTTGAACTTTCTGAAGAAACCCTAGTTGACACAATCAAGATTGCTAATTTTGAACACCATTCATCGAATCTTAAAGAGTTTGAGATTCTTGGGAGTTTGGTTTACCCTACTGAAACATGGGTAAAGCTTGGAAATTTCACAGCTGGAAATGTGAAACATGAACAAAGATTCTTTCTTAAAGAGCCAAAATGGGTGAGATATATAAAGTTGAATCTTTTAAGTCATTATGGAACTGGGTTTTATTGTACTTTGAGTTTTGTTCAAGTTTATGGGGTTGATGCTGTTGAAATGATGCTTGAGGATTTGGTTAATGTTCAAGATAATAAAAAGTTTGTGAATAAAGAAGTTGAAAGTGAGGATAATGATAAGGATAATGATTTGTTTGATGGAAATAGAATGGAAGATGAGGAGTTTTTGGAGGAGGGTAAAAATGGAATTCGGGCAGTTAAGACAGTTGATGTGCCTGACCCTCTTGCGGAAGTAAGGCAACAACAAGCGGGCAGGCTGCCCGGGGATAGTGTGATCAAGATTTTGATGCAAAAAGTTCGGCTTTTGGACATAAATTTATCGGTTTTGGAGAGATATCTTGATGAATTGAACAATAAATATGGacatatttttaaagaaattgaTGAGGAAATTGGAGAGAGAGATGTGATTATGGAGGGAATAAGAACTGATTTGAAGAGTTTTCATGAGAGCAAGGAGGCCTTGGTAAGTACTATTTTTATgcaaagggtattttagtcaattttcTTATTGTCAaccattttatttatttcttgacAAATAATCAAAGCTAAAACTACAATTCTACACGTTCTCTTAGGGGCTGTTTTTAACATGCTGTTTGGTTGAAACCTTTGAATTGTTGTGCTGAATTataaaaaatgaccattttacccttgtgtATTATTTTTTGTTGTATTCAATGTTTCTGTTTATAAAATAATGAACTAACTtcttgaataattataaaaatgaccattttacccttacgtgttattttttgtaaaaattgcTTTGTATAGAAATAAATgaaaagttgattgctatttcttgtgttttaacTTAAACCCTTTTTACTATTTACTGCAGAGTAAGCAGGTTGATGATTTAGTTTCATGGAAAACACTCGTATCTCTTCAGCTGGATGACATCACAAAGACCAATGCTTTCCTCAGGTTAAATTTTTTTCCTTGATaagaagggcatttacgtctttttacACAAACAAAATATCAATAGCTTGTCCACGTCCCACCTTATCCCATCTTTTTATCTGCAATAAAAAATTACAGTTTTTGTCCTATTGACATCGGTCTGGTTTCAGTCCAATACAAATTATATTGTACTGTTATGTCATGTCATGTCCTGTGTAAAAATGAATCTAatgagtatgtgtgtgtgtgtgggattTTGGATGTAGGGCTGAGGTGGCAAAGGTGAGGGAGAATCAAGTACATATGGAGAATAAAGGGATTGTTATATTTCTTGTTGCCTTAACATTTGGAATATTAGCAATTTCCAGATTATTTCTGGATAAAATTTTGTTTGCTTTTTATAGTAAAAATAGGTCAGAAGAGAGTAGTAGTAAGATGGCGGATCGTTCTTGGATTTACATGCTTACAAGTTGTACGATTATCATCGTTATACTCTCCTTATAATCATTTTCTTATGCTTGTTTTTGTTTATCATCTCTATATATCTATAAAGTTCAatggaaaatatatatataacctttttcaatcattttgaaTTTTGTTTTGGTGTTATTATTTGAACTTGTAGTGCATTCATATTCATATGTGGTAATATAATAATGTCTCTTTGGTAAAGAAGGAAATCTAATTGGTAGACAACTTTGGGTGGAAGATTGTGTTGGCATAATTGTTTTGTTGTAAACACAAAGTTTGATggaacttattattattattattataaagacaaAGTTGGATTTATAGGACATTAGCATTtacttatattttctatattaaGGTATTAAATTTATGGAACTATCTAATATTTACTTATAATACCATACTATTTCATATACTACAACGCAATATAATCATAAATTCTTTCTCTCTTTTAAAAGCATTACTCGTTCACCAAACATAAAAAAATGGATCAAAATCCAAACACACCCATTTCACCCAAATTTAGAATCACCAATACCCAACACAACATCTTGCCAATACCCAAATTTAGAATCACCAATGGGATGGTTCATGAACATGCTACTTCTAACAAGTCACATATTCCATA is a window of Lactuca sativa cultivar Salinas chromosome 1, Lsat_Salinas_v11, whole genome shotgun sequence DNA encoding:
- the LOC111909809 gene encoding SUN domain-containing protein 4, whose translation is MQRSRKALLSRRALGKSTFGKNNFYKVSLSLAVFLWGLLFLLNLWIGHGDGYRDNPEDLPNDLTTWDEFNQESNNSSYCPLSSNECQSTGIDSETLIESDQKEESISQDPEFDQKESNPLPKNPSKPEKTRSVPLGLDEFKNKAFNTKTRPSNGNSVSIIHRLEPGGADYNYASASKGAKVLSSNKEAKGASGILTIDKDKYLRNPCSSEEKFVVLELSEETLVDTIKIANFEHHSSNLKEFEILGSLVYPTETWVKLGNFTAGNVKHEQRFFLKEPKWVRYIKLNLLSHYGTGFYCTLSFVQVYGVDAVEMMLEDLVNVQDNKKFVNKEVESEDNDKDNDLFDGNRMEDEEFLEEGKNGIRAVKTVDVPDPLAEVRQQQAGRLPGDSVIKILMQKVRLLDINLSVLERYLDELNNKYGHIFKEIDEEIGERDVIMEGIRTDLKSFHESKEALSKQVDDLVSWKTLVSLQLDDITKTNAFLRAEVAKVRENQVHMENKGIVIFLVALTFGILAISRLFLDKILFAFYSKNRSEESSSKMADRSWIYMLTSCTIIIVILSL